The Corynebacterium minutissimum genome includes the window CAAGGAGGATGAGAAGGAGTTCTGGGAGGCACCTTTCGATGCCGCCGTCCTCCCGGAACTGAAGGAGATTATCGAGGAGTTCCTCGATAATCTGGACAAGCTTCCAGACGACCCAGAAGGGCCGATTCTGAGCGCTGCCGTGAAACCCTCGGTGGAGAAGCTCGGTGCCTTCAACCGTAAGAATGCCGATGCTGTCTTGGAGCCAGAGGAGAAGGAAGAGCTGACCGAGCTTATTCACTCTGCCTCGGCTGCCACAGGCGCCGACGATGAGGCCCTCTCGCAGCTTCCGGAGCTAGACTTCTAATTGACTGTGCAGATTCGTCGACCATCCGCAATCTTCTGGGATATGGATGGCACACTCACCAATTCCGAGCCATTGTGGGAAGAGGCCACGTTTCATCTCTCAGAGAGCTTGGGACGCCGCCTCACGCCAACTGAGCGTCTTGCCACTGTGGGCGCGACCTTTGAGGACACGCTGGATATCTGCGCCGATAAAGCTGGCGTGACTTTGCAACCGGGCGATACGGAGCGCTACCGCACGCTCATGTTTGACTACGTTAAATCGCTGTTTGCTCAACACCTCGAAATTTTCCCTGGCGTTCCTGAGCTGCTCAGCGAACTCAAGGAACACGGCATGCCCATGATGGTGACGACCAATACGGAACGCTATGTGGCGGATTCTGCTATTGAGGCGCTGGGCCGCGACTACTTTGTGGACACCATTTGTGGTGACGAGGTTCCCCATGGCAAACCTGCTCCGGACATGTATGCCGAGGCCGCTCGCCGCCTTGGCCTAGAACCAGGGGAGTGCCTGGTCTTTGAGGATTCTGCTGCCGGAATGCGTGCGGCTGTCGACGCCGGCTGCGCCGTCATCGCTCTTCCTGAAGGTGACCACGTTGATGTTCCTGCGGAGGCAACAGAGATTTCCCACCTGCATTCTGCGCGGCACCTTGTCGGTGCTACTGCCGACGATGTGTATTCCTGGTTCACCCGGATCCTGTGCTAACGCTGAGCAGTGTTCGGCGGTATCAATTTCAGCCAGAGGGCAGAATTCTATGCAGCGGTGTGGAAGAATATGCACCTGTGAAGAATTTTGAGAGCCTGTTTGAGGAACTGTCCCAGAAAATCACCGAGAGGCCTGAGGGCTCCGGCACCGTGGAGGCCTATGACAAAGGTATTCACCATCTGGGCAAGAAGATCATCGAAGAGGCTGGCGAAGTATGGATCGCCGCGGAATACCAGTCTGATGAGGAACTAGCTGAGGAAATGTCGCAGCTGCTGTATTGGCTGCAGGTCATGGCCCATAAGCGCGGCCTGAAGCTCGAAGACATCTACCGCTACCTCTAGAGAAAGCCGCATTCATGATCAAAATTGCTGTTCCCAACAAGGGTTCCCTTTCCGAGTCTGCTCTCGAAATCCTCAAAGAGGCCGGCTACAAAGGCCGCGGACACAACAAATCCCTTAACGTCGTTGACGAGGCGAACGGCGTTGAATTCTTCTTCCTGCGCCCCAAGGATATCGCCATCTACGTTGCTCAAGGCGTGCTTGACCTCGGCATTACGGGCCGGGACCTTGCCCAAGACTCCCGCGCCAAATTCGACGAGGTGCTCAACCTTGGGTTTGGAGCATCCACGTTCCGTTATGCCGCGCCCGCAGGAGAGGAGTGGACTGTGGACAAGCTGCAAGGCAAGCGCATTGCCACCTCGTACCCCAACGTTGTGCGTGACCACCTGGCAACCAACGGCATTGAGGCGGAGGTTATTCGCCTTGACGGTGCGGTCGAAATTTCTATCCACCTAGGGGTAGCCGATGTCATCGCGGACGTTGTCTCCACGGGAGCCACGCTGCGACAGCAGGGCCTTGCACCTTTCGGTGATCCCATCGTGGCGTCGGAAGCAGTTGTCATCAAACGCGCGGGGGAGGAACTGACAGATGAAGAAAACGTTGTGCTCGGCCGCATTCGAGGCATCCTCAACGCACGTCACTACGTC containing:
- a CDS encoding HAD family hydrolase, with protein sequence MTVQIRRPSAIFWDMDGTLTNSEPLWEEATFHLSESLGRRLTPTERLATVGATFEDTLDICADKAGVTLQPGDTERYRTLMFDYVKSLFAQHLEIFPGVPELLSELKEHGMPMMVTTNTERYVADSAIEALGRDYFVDTICGDEVPHGKPAPDMYAEAARRLGLEPGECLVFEDSAAGMRAAVDAGCAVIALPEGDHVDVPAEATEISHLHSARHLVGATADDVYSWFTRILC
- a CDS encoding phosphoribosyl-ATP diphosphatase, which translates into the protein MKNFESLFEELSQKITERPEGSGTVEAYDKGIHHLGKKIIEEAGEVWIAAEYQSDEELAEEMSQLLYWLQVMAHKRGLKLEDIYRYL
- the hisG gene encoding ATP phosphoribosyltransferase, whose amino-acid sequence is MIKIAVPNKGSLSESALEILKEAGYKGRGHNKSLNVVDEANGVEFFFLRPKDIAIYVAQGVLDLGITGRDLAQDSRAKFDEVLNLGFGASTFRYAAPAGEEWTVDKLQGKRIATSYPNVVRDHLATNGIEAEVIRLDGAVEISIHLGVADVIADVVSTGATLRQQGLAPFGDPIVASEAVVIKRAGEELTDEENVVLGRIRGILNARHYVMLDYNVAEKDLPDVEAVTPGLTGPTISPLAREGWVAVRVMVPRKLANQVMDSLSELGAEAILASDLRIARF